TCGGCGACATTCTGAAGTCGGATGAAATCCGCGAGGTTGCGGCCTATGTCGTGAGCCTGACGGGAACGCCCTCCAATCCGGCGCTTGTCGAACCCGGCAAACAGCTCTTTGCCGACAATTGTGCCTCGTGCCACGGCGAAGACGCCAAGGGCAACCGCGAGTTCGGCGCGCCCAATCTTGCCGATGCGATCTGGCTGAAGGCCCATGGCGAAGAAGGGATTGTTGCGCAGATACGCTCGCCGAAACACGGTGTGATGCCCGCCTGGGGCGAACGTCTTGGCGACACGACGGTCAAGCAGCTGGCCATCTTCGTTCACTCGCTGGGTGGCGGCGAGTGAAGCACTCGGAATGCAAGGAAGGGCGCCGCTGTGGCGCCCTTTTTTCGTTCGGATCAGGCGTTTTCGGCCCGTCCATCCGGATATTCGGCGGGTCCCTTCAACTCGATCTTGTTGCCGAAGGGATCACGGAAATAGAACGAGTGTCCCATCCCCCGCGCGCCGCCGTGAAAGGCTTCCTGTTCGATGGTGACGTTGAATTTCGCCAGATGGGCGCGAAGCGCATCGTGGTTCAAGGGGCCGGTCGCGATGCAGATGTGATCGACATTACGTCCACCGGCGACGGGCGGAGCAGCCTTTGTGCCACCGGGGTGCGTGACATCCCAAAGCACGATCAGGGCATTGCCGCACCAGACCTGTTCCATCCCGAGAGCAGGGTAAGAGTAACCATCAGTACAGCCCAGCACGTTCCGGTAAAAATCGAGTGCCCGCACCATGTCGTCGACGATGAAGACGATATGATCGATCCCGATCAACGAAAAAGGCGGCGTTCTCAAATTCATGGCGCATTCCTGCCGATCAGTTTTTCGACCAGACGGCCAGTTCGTATCCATCCGGATCGGCGAAATGAAAACGTCGACCGCCAGGAAAGGCGAAAATCGCGACGCTGATCTGGCCGCCCGCGGCTTCGACACGCCGCTGCACATCCTCGATATCGGCGGCATAGAGAATGACGAGCGGTCCGCCCTTGGCCGAAACCGGCGCCGTGGTTGTGAAGCCGCCCGTCAGGCGGCCGTCGGAAAACTCGCAATATTGCGGACCGTAGTCCTTGAAGGTCCAACCGAACGCGCCCCCGTAGAATTCTTTGCTACGCTCGATGTCAACGACGTTGAATTCGACATAGTCGATCCGTCTGTCATTGATATTTTCCGTCATCACTCACTCCCTCAGTTCGCTTCGAGCAGTTGTTTCAGGGTTTGCAGATCGGCCGTGACGGCCTTGGCGTCCTGCTCGAAGTCCTCATCCGTCATGCCCTCAAGACGAAGCAATGTGAAGCTGACTTCCGTGCCGCTGCCATTCGGGGTGACCCTGAGCGCGTTATAGACCTTCAGGCCGTCGGGCAATGTCACGACATGGTCGATGACGCCAAATTCGTTGCGGGGCGCAAAATTGACGCGCACTTCACCCAGCGGCCCGCCTTCGGCGATCCAGTCTTCACCATCGGGCTTGAGGCCGCCCGCAAGTCCGGCAGCCCAGCGGGGCATGTGCTCCGGAGCGGCGGCGAAGTCGTAGACCTCCGCCCACGGTCTTTCGACAGACAGATGAATGATTCTCGATTGCATGACAGGCATCTTGTCCTCCCCCGGGTGGTGCTGGTTCCTCTGACTGCGCCACTTTGTCTTCACTTGATGTAAGTCAAGGATGTTTCACCGCGGAGATGGGAGAAAGCAAGGAGATAAAAATGGACTCCTATCATGAACATCTATCGCGCCGGACAGGATCGCCCGCAACAGCCGGTTGAAAGGCTGGAGGCGGAAGCCGTCAATTCCGCGAAAACGCGCAAACCGCTCTATGAAGCGCGCAAGAAGATTTTTCCCAAGCGCGCCGAGGGCCGGTTCCGGCGGTTCAAATGGCTGGTGATGCTGATCACGCTTGGCATTTATTATCTGACGCCGTTCCTGCGCTGGGATCGTGGACCCTATGCACCCGATCAGGCGGTGTTGATCGATATCGCCAACCGACGCTTTTATTTCTTCTTCATCGAGATCTGGCCGCAGGAGTTCTTCTTCGTGGCGGGCCTGCTGGTGATGGCGGGGCTGGGGCTGTTCCTCGTCACATCAGCGGTCGGGCGTGCCTGGTGCGGTTATACCTGTCCGCAGACCGTCTGGGTGGATCTGTTTCTGGTCGTCGAAAGGGCGGTCGAGGGCGACAGAAATGCGCGCATGAAACTGGATGCGGCGCCCTATACGTTTGCCAAATTGCGCAAGCGGGTGCTGAAGCATTCGATCTGGCTGGTGATCGGCGTTCTGACGGGTGGTGCCTGGATTTTCTATTTTGCCGATGCGCCGACTCTGGCGAGAGAGTTCCTGACCGGTGAAGCGCCTGTGATCGCTTACACCACCGTCGCGATCCTGACCGCCACCACCTATGTGTTTGGCGGGCTGATGCGGGAGCAGGTCTGCACCTATATGTGTCCCTGGCCGCGTATTCAGGCGGCGATGCTGGATGAGAATTCGCTTGTCGTCACGTACAATGACTGGCGGGGCGAGCCGCGCTCGCGGCACGCTAAAAAGGCCGCGGCCGCGGGGGAGAGCGTTGGCGATTGCGTCGATTGCAATGCCTGTGTGGCGGTCTGTCCCATGGGCATCGACATCAGGGACGGACAGCAGCTGGAATGCATCACCTGCGCCCTCTGTATCGATGCCTGTGACGGCGTGATGGACAAGATCGGCAAGCCGCGTGGGCTGATCGCTTATGCGACGCTTGCTGAATATCAATCCAACATGGCGCTGGCGACCGGCAATGGCCAGCACGCGATCCGTCCCGACAAGGTGCGCAAGGAGGATGGCAGCTTCAGCAATCGTGTGCGCCACTTTAACTGGCGTATCATC
This genomic interval from Agrobacterium tumefaciens contains the following:
- a CDS encoding VOC family protein, yielding MNLRTPPFSLIGIDHIVFIVDDMVRALDFYRNVLGCTDGYSYPALGMEQVWCGNALIVLWDVTHPGGTKAAPPVAGGRNVDHICIATGPLNHDALRAHLAKFNVTIEQEAFHGGARGMGHSFYFRDPFGNKIELKGPAEYPDGRAENA
- the ccoG gene encoding cytochrome c oxidase accessory protein CcoG translates to MNIYRAGQDRPQQPVERLEAEAVNSAKTRKPLYEARKKIFPKRAEGRFRRFKWLVMLITLGIYYLTPFLRWDRGPYAPDQAVLIDIANRRFYFFFIEIWPQEFFFVAGLLVMAGLGLFLVTSAVGRAWCGYTCPQTVWVDLFLVVERAVEGDRNARMKLDAAPYTFAKLRKRVLKHSIWLVIGVLTGGAWIFYFADAPTLAREFLTGEAPVIAYTTVAILTATTYVFGGLMREQVCTYMCPWPRIQAAMLDENSLVVTYNDWRGEPRSRHAKKAAAAGESVGDCVDCNACVAVCPMGIDIRDGQQLECITCALCIDACDGVMDKIGKPRGLIAYATLAEYQSNMALATGNGQHAIRPDKVRKEDGSFSNRVRHFNWRIIFRPRTLLYTAIWAAVGIGMLFALVTRERLALNVLHDRNPQYVLESNGSIRNGYTVRILNMVPQPRVMSLTIGGLPNAVMKINGMANNAARAFEVTVEPDEATTLKVFVTLPGEDVSRTAENFEFIVSDTAGHETARYDAVFNSPGVKK
- a CDS encoding VOC family protein, with amino-acid sequence MTENINDRRIDYVEFNVVDIERSKEFYGGAFGWTFKDYGPQYCEFSDGRLTGGFTTTAPVSAKGGPLVILYAADIEDVQRRVEAAGGQISVAIFAFPGGRRFHFADPDGYELAVWSKN